From a single Lolium rigidum isolate FL_2022 chromosome 7, APGP_CSIRO_Lrig_0.1, whole genome shotgun sequence genomic region:
- the LOC124678161 gene encoding heavy metal-associated isoprenylated plant protein 23-like, which translates to MGLGRTLEFLSEMFGGGEGHGYDRRMKRRQMRTVELKVSMDCEGCERKVKNALSHMKGVRSVDINRKQQKVTVVGYAEESKVLKKARSTGKKVEIWPYVPYSQVSQPYVAGTYDKRAPAGYVRRAEPGYSQVSRQHDQLTDMFNDENANSCSVM; encoded by the exons ATGGGATTGGGACGCACCTTGGAGTTCCTGTCTGAGATGTTTGGGGGTGGTGAAGGCCATGGCTACgacaggaggatgaagaggaggcagATGCGGACGGTGGAGCTCAAGGTCTCCATGGACTGCGAGGGGTGCGAGCGCAAGGTCAAGAACGCACTCTCCCACATGAAAg GGGTGCGATCAGTGGACATCAACAGGAAGCAGCAGAAGGTGACGGTGGTAGGCTACGCGGAGGAGAGCAAGGTGCTGAAGAAGGCGCGGTCCACGGGCAAGAAGGTCGAGATATGGCCCTACGTGCCGTACAGCCAAGTTAGCCAGCCCTACGTCGCCGGCACCTATGACAAGCGGGCTCCGGCCGGCTACGTCAGGAGGGCCGAGCCCGGGTACAGCCAGGTCAGCAGGCAGCATGACCAGCTCACCGACATGTTCAACGACGAGAACGCAAACTCCTGCTCCGTCATGTGA
- the LOC124675675 gene encoding mitochondrial import inner membrane translocase subunit TIM44-2-like, with protein MATSALLRALRRPPSVAVLRLTTSGNAQALSGYRHLNNRNLSVFNEFSKQLKGEANSNPEFQKSMKEFSEKLGVVKEDLKVRTKKTAETVSKSVDDVLAEAEATSKKVTANVKEKISAATEEVKESFGLGKEETSSFTEGSAGTSKHGKTEASSHSDDKSQDATSSYILFNKLRSTLSAASPVVSGAFAKLRDTRVSTLAKQGYEIVKDELSSGSSRKKKNLARRASAAVEKSTRTEIVFVPTKKSVLGEKWEALKNKMQGHPVYKRVNKYTKPVVTKGQEVAEDVRERWETSDHPVVQKIQDINETIFEETATAESFKEIRRRDPSFSLSDFLGDVQDMIKPVLTGYSKGDVKTLKKYCTKEMLERCTGERNAYAAQGMFFDHKILHISDADVRETKMLGSAPIIVVVFQTQEIHCIRDREGEVTEGGQDTIRTVYYQWAMQLMDSDEVPEEESYYAVWRLRDMQAMGVKALI; from the exons ATGGCGACGTCGGCGCTGCTCCGGGCTCTGAGGCGCCCCCCGTCGGTGGCCGTGCTGCGATTG ACAACGAGTGGCAATGCGCAAGCTCTTTCCGGCTATAGGCATTTGAACAATCGGAATCTAAGTGTTTTCAACGAGTTCTCAAAGCAGCTCAAGGGTGAGGCTAACAG TAATCCTGAATTCCAGAAATCCATGAAGGAGTTCAGTGAGAAACTTGGTGTGGTCAAGGAAGATCTCAAAGTGAG AACTAAGAAAACAGCTGAGACAGTTTCCAAGAGCGTTGACGATGTTTTGGCTGAAGCCGAGGCGACATCTAAAAAG GTTACTGCGAATGTTAAGGAAAAAATATCTGCTGCTACAGAAGAG GTGAAGGAAAGCTTTGGACTTGGAAAAGAAGAAACTTCAAGCTTCACAGAAGGTTCAGCTGGAACTTCAAAACACGGGAAAACTGAGGCGTCCTCACATTCAGATGACAAATCCCAAGATGCCACAAGTAGCTATATACTGTTTAATAAACTGAGGTCAACATTGTCAGCGGCTTCACCAGTTGTATCCGGTGCATTTGCAAAATTACGGGACACGAGAGTCTCAACTTTAGCTAAGCAGGGATATGAAATtgtcaaagatgagctaagctctGGCTCTAGCAGAAAGAAGAAAAATCTTGCCAGGCGTGCTTCTGCTGCTGTAGAGAAGAGCACGAGAACTGAAATAGTTTTTGTACCAACAAAGAAGTCAGTATTGGGTGAAAAATGGGAAGCACTCAAGAATAAG ATGCAAGGTCATCCAGTCTACAAGAGAGTGAATAAGTACACCAAACCTGTTGTAACCAAGGGACAAGAG GTAGCTGAGGATGTCCGAGAAAGATGGGAGACAAGTGACCATCCAGTAGTTCAGAAAATTCAAGA TATTAATGAAACTATTTTTGAAGAGACCGCTACTGCAGAATCTTTCAAGGAAATTCGGCGACGAGACCC ATCCTTTTCATTATCTGATTTTCTTGGTGATGTCCAAGACATGATCAAGCCTGTTCTTACTGGATATTCAAAG GGTGATGTGAAGACTTTAAAAAAGTATTGCACCAAGGAAATGCTTGAACGCTGCACAGGAGAGAGGAACGCATATGCAGCACAAGGCATGTTTTTTGACCACAAA ATTCTGCACATTTCAGATGCTGATGTAAGGGAAACAAAGATGTTGGGATCTGCACCCATCATTGTGGTAGTG TTCCAAACGCAGGAGATTCATTGTATTCGTGATAGAGAAGGAGAGGTAACTGAAGGAGGACAG GATACCATCCGGACTGTCTATTATCAGTGGGCGATGCAACTCATGGATAGCGACGAGGTGCCAGAAGAAGAATCGTATTACGCAGTTTGGCGGTTGCGTGACATGCAGGCTATGGGAGTCAAAGCTCTTATATAG